One SAR202 cluster bacterium genomic window, CAGGATTGGGTATTAGGCACATGAGCCGTGTCCCTGCAAGGAATCATCCTTGTGTTTGCGGCTCGTTCATATAACCGGTGCCGGACGCATCTTCGATTTCTGTCTTCACCCCGTGATTGGCCCAGACCGCGGCAAAGGTTTTTGCCATGGTTCGGGCGTCACGCTTGGTCCGGGTAAGCACGTCGAAACTCGCGCCGCCCTGGACTACCACTTCACTTTTCTTGCCGATATCGGACCAAAGCCGGCTTTCGTCGTACTTTGTTCCAAGAGCAGCGCTAGTCGAATCCAGCTCGAGATCTTTGGACAGGAACACGTAAGCATCGTACACCATGTATCCCATCTTCTTGGCGAAGTCATAGACATCGTAGAAGATTTCGCAGCCGTTTTGAGCCGTAAGCTCAAAAATGAGTGTGACGTATGAAGACTCTTGGGCAATTGCTCTGTAGGACGTTCCGGCGGAGTTGAACAGACGACTGCAACGTCTGATATCGCGCTCCGGGACGGATGAATACCACCGGAGTAACGCGACGCCGCGCCCGTTTTGCCGCAAGACTTCGTCCATCATGTCTTCAAGTAACGGCGTCCAGGCGCCTTCAGCCATCCCCATGGGAATGATGCCAAACAGCTTCCGTGGCTCTAGACTGCGGAACTCTCCTTCGACCGCGACAATCCATTTGAACGGCAACTGCGAAGGCGAAGCCTCTTCGATGCAAAACGCGACTTCTTCAGGGATATATGGCTTTTCGTTCGTCATGCGCCGCATTCTAGCTCATCCGGCGCGCGTCGCGGGCGGCGCGTGGTACAATCCGTGTCGAAATTGGCCCTATTCTCCGTAATCTGCTCCGATGGAATTCGGAGCCCCTGACCAACCAAACTATAGAGGAGCCCCGGATCCTATCGGGGCGGATAATCTCAGAGGTCACGATGCTCGATCTTTTCAAGGTGCCGCCATCCGATCAGGTGCTCATAACCCACGAGTCCCTCCGCCGCTCCACGGCCGCGTTCTTTGAGGCGATGGGCGAGACGCAGGAGAACGCGAAGACCGCCGCAAACACGCTGGTGACTGCCGACCTGCGCGGCGTGGAGAGCCACGGCGTGTCCAACATGATGCCTTACTACCTCAAGTACTACGCCGACGGCTCCATCCGCTCGGACCACAAGGAGAAGATCGTCAAGGAGGCGCTTGCCACCGCGATGATGGACGCCGACAAGGGCCTCGCAATAATACTGGGTCCCAAAGCGATGAGCCTGGCTATCGAGAAGGCGAAGAAGACCGGCGTGGGCGTGGTCATCATGCGCAACGCCGGCCACTCCGGCGCAATCGGCACACACGCGATGATGGCCGTCGAGCACGATATGATCGGCATGTGCATGACGGCAGGCGGGATGCGCGTCCTGCCTACATTCGGCGCGGAGGTACGGCTGGGCACCAATCCCATCGCCGTCGCGGCGCCGGCCGGCAAGGAGATACCCTTCCTTTTCGATGCCGCCACGTGCAGCGTCGCGCATAACAAGATCCGTTTGGCACAGCGACTGAAGGTACAGGTGCTGGGCGGGTGGATAGCGGACGACGACGGCACGCCCATAATGGAGCCGCACGACCCACCGCCGCACGACGAGCCGCTGCTGCTTCCCCTGGGCAGCACGCGCGAGATGGGCTCGCACAAAGGCTACGGCTTCGGCCTCTTCCCGAACATCTTCGGCACGGTGTTGTCCGGCACATTCCCGCCCATGGTGACCGGCATCCGTACCAACGAGCACTACTTTGCAGCGTACAATATCGCGGCGTTCGTGGATGTGGCGGAGTTCAAGGAAAAGATGGACCGCATGCTCCGCACGCTGCTGGAGACGAAGCCCGCCCCGGGCCACGACCGCGTCATTTACCCCGGCATCATAGAGCACGAGGAGGAGCAGAAGCGCCGCAAGTACGGCATCCCCCTCCACAAGGACGTGGTCAAGTGGTTCGAGGACCAGGGCAAAAAGTACCGCATCACGGAGCTTGAGCGCTCGAAGGTCAAGGCGTAGGGGCGGGCACATTGCCTCCGAGCAAGCACGCACGGAAGACCCCCGAAGTGGACGTCTTCATGGCGAAGCTGGACCACCCGCTGAAGGCGGAGGTGCAGGCGGTCCGCGAGATCATCAGGGGCGTGAGCGGCGGCGTCACCGAGCAGATCAAATGGAGCGCGCCGTCATTCAGCTACAGTGACGTGGGATACATCGCCACATTCAACCTGCGCGATACGAAGCGCGTCCACCTGATCTTCCACAACGACGCGATCGCCAGCGTTAGCAGCCCGCTGTTTGAGGGCGACTACAAGGACCGGCGCATGGCTTACTTCGCCGGCATGGCTGACATTGAATCGAAGCGCGAGGCGCTTGCGGCGGCGGTCAGAGACCTGATAGCGCTGATGGACAAATAGCGGTTGCTCTACAGCCAGTTACGAAAACCAGGGAGAATGTAAGACACATGCTCAATATGAATTCGGTAATGATCGGCACCACGCAGCTCCCCGCGATGGCGGAGTTCTACAAGGCTCTGCTGGGCAAGCCCGAATACCAGGAAGAGGGGTGGTACGGCTGGCAGGCGGGGAGCACGCATATCTCGGTCGGCGTCCACTCCGAAGCCAAGGGCAAGTCGAAGGACCCTGTGCGCGTGATGATGAACTTCGAGACGCCGAAGGTGAAAGAGGAGTTCGCGCGGATTAAAGCCATCAAGGGCGCCGCGGTGGTCAAGGAGCCGTAAGAGATCCAGGGAATGTGGATCGCCACTTTCGCGGACCCCGACGGCAACAACCTCCAGCTCATGAGCCCCTGGGACGCCCCGAAGTAGCCGGTTCCCAGGCAAGTAACGCACCTGCGTTCGAACTATGTTAAAGGCAACATTTAACATACGAGCGAAATAGTGTTATATTAAAGGTAACCTTTAATATGGCGTGAATATCGCACCATGTTAAAGGCTGCCTTTAATTACTACGGGGAAGTCTTGTCAAATGGCCACACGTGCCCCTGTGTCAGGGCGGGCAGGGCAATACATCATGCAGCCCCAGGGCTATCGCGCCTTCATACCGGCGCTTTTGCCTCCGGAGCCCCCTGTAGAACTTGGAAACCGA contains:
- a CDS encoding DUF1801 domain-containing protein; the protein is MPPSKHARKTPEVDVFMAKLDHPLKAEVQAVREIIRGVSGGVTEQIKWSAPSFSYSDVGYIATFNLRDTKRVHLIFHNDAIASVSSPLFEGDYKDRRMAYFAGMADIESKREALAAAVRDLIALMDK
- a CDS encoding Ldh family oxidoreductase; this translates as MLDLFKVPPSDQVLITHESLRRSTAAFFEAMGETQENAKTAANTLVTADLRGVESHGVSNMMPYYLKYYADGSIRSDHKEKIVKEALATAMMDADKGLAIILGPKAMSLAIEKAKKTGVGVVIMRNAGHSGAIGTHAMMAVEHDMIGMCMTAGGMRVLPTFGAEVRLGTNPIAVAAPAGKEIPFLFDAATCSVAHNKIRLAQRLKVQVLGGWIADDDGTPIMEPHDPPPHDEPLLLPLGSTREMGSHKGYGFGLFPNIFGTVLSGTFPPMVTGIRTNEHYFAAYNIAAFVDVAEFKEKMDRMLRTLLETKPAPGHDRVIYPGIIEHEEEQKRRKYGIPLHKDVVKWFEDQGKKYRITELERSKVKA